The Actinopolymorpha sp. NPDC004070 region AAGCCGGCTACGACGCGCAGCAGGGTCGTCTTGCCGCACCCGGAGGGCCCGAGCACCGCCGTCGTGGTGCCGGCTTGGACCTCGAGGTCGATGCCGTGGAGTACGGGGGTCCCGGAGTGCGACGCGGTGATTCCGGAGAGCTGGAGAGTCCTCACGTGCGGGATTCCTCGTTCCTACCGTGGAGCAGCAAGTAGGTCAGCGGTGCGGAGAGCACGACGAGCGCTGCGGCGTACGGCGCGGCGGCAGCGTAGTCGAGCGAGGCGCTCGCGTGCCAGAAGGCCGTCGCCAGGGTGCGGGTGCCGGTGGGGGCGAGCAGAAGTGTCGCCGTCAGCTCGGTGGTGACGGCGATGAACACCAGCGCGAACCCCGCCATGGTGCCACGGAACATGAGCGGCAACTGCACGCGCCAGAACGCGCGGACGGGGCTGTCGCCGAGCGTGCGGGCGGCGTCGGCGAGCTCGGGCGGCACCGCCGCGATGGCGGCGCGCGTGGCGACCATGGCGCGGGGGAGGAAGAGAATCGCGTACGCGATCACGAGGACCGTGGTGGTCTGGTAGAGCGGGCGTACGAAACCGATCGTCAGCGTGATGAGCGCGAGCGCCACGACGACACCCGGAAGCGACGCCGCGACGTAGGTGACGCGCTCGACGGCCACCGCGAACCACGACCGGCTCCGGGCGATGAGCCACGCGGCCGGGACCGTCGCCACCGTCGTGACGGCCGCGGCGACGAGGCCCAGGCTCAGGGTCGACCACAGCGTGGGGCCGAGGTTGGCCGGCTCGGTCGCCTGGTCGGCCCGGGAGAGCCACGTGCCGAGGCTCCAGGCCGGGACCCCGAGGGCGAGAGCGGTGAGGACGGTCAGCCCGAGGAGGGCGAACGGCGTGGCCCGGCCGAGCCGTCCCCGCGTGGCCCGGCGGACCGTCCCCGAGCCGACGCGCGCGTGTCGCACCCGGCCCCGGGCGAGCAGTTCCAGCGTGAGGACCGTTCCCGCGATGCCCATCAGGACGACGGCGAGGACGCTGCCCGATCGGCTGTCGAAGGCCACCTCGAACTGGTCGAGGATCGCTGTCGTGAACGTGGGGAACCGAAGCATCTCGAGGGCGCCGTACTCCGCGAGGAGGTGGAGGGCGACGAGCAGCACACCACCGAGCAGGGCAGGGCGGACCTGTGCGAGCCCGACGCGCGCGAAGGTACGCCACGGACCGTGCCCGAGGGCCCGCGCGGCGTCCTCGAGGCCCTGGTCGAGGGTACGCAGGAGCGCTGCGACAGGTAGGAACACGAACGGGAAGTACGACAGGGAGGTCACGATGACTGCACCGGCGAGGCCCTCGAACCCCGGCACGAGCGCGGACCAGGCGAAGCTGTTGACGAAGGAGGGCACGGCGAGTGGCGCCACGAGTGCGATGCGCCAGAAACTCGTGCCCGGCAGCGACGTGCGCTCGATGAGCCACGCGGAACCGACCCCGAGCACGATCGAGATGACACAGGTCAGCACGAGCAGCGACACCGTGTTGACGAGGAGTTCGGCGATCCTTGGGCGCCAGACGAGCGCGAACGCGTCCCCCGGCCCGGACTCGAACGCCTTGAGTACGACGACGACGAGCGGCAGCGCGCACACGAGCGCGACGACGAGCGCGGCCGCGCGGAGCGGCAGCGAGTCGCCGGCGGCCCGACGCCCGGTCCGGGCCGGGGGCGGTCCGCCGGACGGCGGTGCGGAGCGCGTCTGCGTGGTCGTCACCTAGAGGATCCCGGCCTTCGTCATGAGGTCGATGACCCTGGGCCCGTTGAGCTTGAACGGGTCGACCTTCGGCGCCTGGAGCGAGTCGAGCGGCGGGAGCTTCGGGTCGGACGGGGCGCCCTTGCCGACGGCGTACTCCTTGGAGTCCGTCGTTCCGAGCGCCTTCTGGCCTTCCTTGCTGGTGATGAACGCGAGGAACTTCTGCGCGTCGGCCGCGTGCTTGCTGCTCTTGAGGACGGCACCACCGGAGAGGCTGACGAAAGCGCCCGGGTCCTCGTTCCTGAAATAGTGCAGCCTGGTGTTGCCGCTGCTCGCCTTGTCAAGGGCCTGGTCTCGGTACCAGTAGTAGTGGTAGATGACGCCCATCGCTGACTGGCCGGCGTTGACAGCCTTCATCGTCGCGATGTTGTTCTGGTAGATCTTCGCGCCCGACTTCAGACCGCGGAGCCACTCGGAGGTCCTGGCCTCTCCCTCGGTGGCGAGCATGGCGGAGACGATCGCCTGGAAGTCGGCGCCGCCCGCGGCCGCTCCCCACTTACCGGCGTACTCCGGCTTGGCGAGGTCCATCAGGGACTTCGGCAGCTGCGCCTGCGAGATCTTGCTCGGGTTGTAGACGAGAACAGTGGAGCGGGCCGCGATGCCGACCCAGTTCTTCGAGGACGGGTGGTACCGGTCGCCGACCTGGGCCAGGGTGGCGGCGTCGACGGGTGCGAGCAGGCCGGCGTTCTGGAGCGTCGTAATCGCGGGGGAGTTCTCGGTGAGGAAGACGTCGGCCGGCGAGCCGGATCCCTCCTGGACGATCTGTGCGCCCATCGAAGAGTCGTCGCCGTAGCGGATCTGGACCTGGATCCCGGTCTTGTCCTGGAACTCCCGCCCCCACTCCTCGGTGAGGTTCTCGTGCTGGGCGCTGTAGATCGTCAACTTCGACTTGTCGAGCTCTCCGGTGGCTTCGAGGCTCCTGCTGCATGCCGACAGGCCGAGGGTGGTCGCGGCCGCCACGACAGCGGCGAGGATCATGGTGCGTCGGCGCGTCACGAGGAAACTCCTGGTGGCTCGAACGTTGGGCGGCGCGGCCCGGGGCGTGCAGCCGGTCGTGGGTGGGTGGTCACGGGTGGGTGGTCTCGACTGCGATGGCAAGCCCAGGAAAGGCTAACCTGGCTGAAGCGAGGTTAACCGAGACGACCCGAGGTGGCCGCACTCGGCCCCGGGATTTGATTTAGGGTTGCCTACCCTATTTACTACCTCGCGTGACAGCGAGCGCCGTACCTCTGGCCCCGTCACCGACCCTGCCCTGGGTGTCTCGGCTCGGGACCCACGGCTCCCGCCCGGCGCTGCGCACCTCCGTGGGCACGGCGGAGGGCCCCGTCACGTACGCCGACCTCGCCCGCCGGGTCGACGACTTCGCCGCGCGTCTCGCCGGACCGCGCCGCCTCGTCCAGGTCGAGGGACGCTCCACGGTGGACACCGTCGTCGGCTACCTCGCGGCTCAGACCGCGGGCCACGTGGTGCTGCTGGTCGCGCCCGGCGAGCCCGCCGCCCGGCTGCGGGAGACTTACCGCCCCGACATCGTGCTGGATCCTGCCGGAGGGGTCGAGGTCGTCCGCGAGACGTCCGATCACCAGCTGCACCCCGACCTCGCTCTCCTGCTCAGTACGAGTGGCTCGACGGGTTCGGCCAAGCTCGTACGCCTGTCCGCGGCCAACCTGGCCGCCAACGCCGAGCAGATCACCGCTGCCCTCGGAGTCCGCCCCGACGACTGTGCGGCGCTCACTCTGCCGATCACGTACTGTTACGGCCTGTCGGTGCTGCACACCCACCTCGCCGCGGGGGCGAGCCTGCTGCTCACCGACCTCTCCGTCGTCGACGACTGCTTCTGGCGGCTCTTCCACGCGGCCGGGGCCACGACCTTCCCCGGCGTTCCGCACACCTTCGAACTCCTCGAGCGCAGCGGCTTCGCCGAGCGGGACCTGCCGAGTCTGAGGTACGTGACCCAGGCCGGCGGCCGGATGGAGCCCGAGCGCGTCCGGCGGTTCGCCGAACTCGGCCGCACGCGCGGCTGGGATCTCGTCGTCATGTACGGCCAGGCCGAGGCGACGGCCCGAATGACCTGCCTGCCGCCCGATCTTGCCGCCGAGCACCCCGACACCGTCGGTGTCCCCGTACCCGGCGCGACGATCGACGTGGTGGACGGCGAGATCGTGTTCCGCGGGCCCAACGTCATGCTCGGGTACGCGGAGGAGCCGGCCGACCTCGCGCTCGGCCGCACCGTCTTCGAGCTGCGCACCGGCGACCTCGGTGAGCTGACTGACGACGGGCTCGTACGCGTCGTCGGCCGGCGCGCGCGCTTCGTCAAGGTGCTCGGGCACCGCATCGACCTCGACGCCCTCGAAGGCCGCCTCCGCTCGCAGGGACACGACGTACGGACCACCGGACGTGACGGGCTGGTCGTCGTCGCGTGCGATGTCGCGTCCGCGCCCGCTCGGGAGTCGCTGCGGCGCGCGGCCATGCGCGCATGCGGCGTACCAC contains the following coding sequences:
- a CDS encoding iron ABC transporter permease, which encodes MTTTQTRSAPPSGGPPPARTGRRAAGDSLPLRAAALVVALVCALPLVVVVLKAFESGPGDAFALVWRPRIAELLVNTVSLLVLTCVISIVLGVGSAWLIERTSLPGTSFWRIALVAPLAVPSFVNSFAWSALVPGFEGLAGAVIVTSLSYFPFVFLPVAALLRTLDQGLEDAARALGHGPWRTFARVGLAQVRPALLGGVLLVALHLLAEYGALEMLRFPTFTTAILDQFEVAFDSRSGSVLAVVLMGIAGTVLTLELLARGRVRHARVGSGTVRRATRGRLGRATPFALLGLTVLTALALGVPAWSLGTWLSRADQATEPANLGPTLWSTLSLGLVAAAVTTVATVPAAWLIARSRSWFAVAVERVTYVAASLPGVVVALALITLTIGFVRPLYQTTTVLVIAYAILFLPRAMVATRAAIAAVPPELADAARTLGDSPVRAFWRVQLPLMFRGTMAGFALVFIAVTTELTATLLLAPTGTRTLATAFWHASASLDYAAAAPYAAALVVLSAPLTYLLLHGRNEESRT
- a CDS encoding iron ABC transporter substrate-binding protein, with translation MTRRRTMILAAVVAAATTLGLSACSRSLEATGELDKSKLTIYSAQHENLTEEWGREFQDKTGIQVQIRYGDDSSMGAQIVQEGSGSPADVFLTENSPAITTLQNAGLLAPVDAATLAQVGDRYHPSSKNWVGIAARSTVLVYNPSKISQAQLPKSLMDLAKPEYAGKWGAAAGGADFQAIVSAMLATEGEARTSEWLRGLKSGAKIYQNNIATMKAVNAGQSAMGVIYHYYWYRDQALDKASSGNTRLHYFRNEDPGAFVSLSGGAVLKSSKHAADAQKFLAFITSKEGQKALGTTDSKEYAVGKGAPSDPKLPPLDSLQAPKVDPFKLNGPRVIDLMTKAGIL